Proteins co-encoded in one Egibacteraceae bacterium genomic window:
- the pheT gene encoding phenylalanine--tRNA ligase subunit beta — MRVPLSWLHDFVDPGLPATELADVLTLGGLEVEAIERPSGEVRGVVVAEVCSVDAVEGSDKLHRVEASDGTETLEVVCGAANYAPGDRVAWAKPGSRLPGAVEVGRKELFGVVSNGMLASPAELGVGEDHRGIWVLDADAPLGADLREWLRLDDPVLVIDVTPDRGYALSLHGLARDVAALTGAALTIPEPATPAPGPPAGSSAGPDAVPVTIADAQRCRRFDARTIRGVRSGPSPAWLQRRLSAAGMRPVSNLVDATNAAMLETGNPIHAYDLALLAGPAIEVRTARAGERMRTLDGVDRALDPDDLLICDAEGPVALAGVMGGETTEINPDTTDVFLEVANFEARSVLRTARRHGLHTEGSRRWEKVVPPESAPIAADRCVALITASAGGAVTAADDHYPAPAERPVIRLRPTRATAHLGIELTGPEQAALLQSIACTVEPAGVDLDVSPPPYRPDLQGEADLYEEIVRLHGYARVPERVPSSGQVGRRSPAHAARRAVRGALAGGGWTEVMPFPFIADADVDSLALPADDRRRRTVALVNPLSQEEAVMRTTLVPGLLRVVRHNANRQTPDAAVFEIGHVFLEPTGDQPGADGGPAGTVLPAEPTMLGLAACGLFTAPRHDRAGRAADLYDLLGAVDLVRQAVGRDALAVAPTAEAPFHPGRAARLSLDGVDVGVVGELHPRVAAAFEVPPRTLVGEVELGPFVAGGVRPRPASVPSPLPGLTFDVAVLVDRDVAAADVEAAVRAGAGERLTAVALFDVYRGEQLGAGRTSLAYRVRLDDAERQLTDADEAAAIEAIDRAVADAVGGSLRR; from the coding sequence ATGCGCGTACCCCTGTCGTGGCTGCACGACTTCGTCGATCCCGGGCTGCCCGCGACCGAGCTCGCCGACGTGCTCACCCTCGGCGGGTTGGAGGTCGAGGCCATCGAACGGCCCAGCGGCGAGGTCCGGGGCGTGGTCGTCGCGGAGGTCTGCTCGGTGGACGCGGTGGAGGGCAGCGACAAGCTGCACCGGGTCGAGGCGTCCGACGGGACCGAGACCCTCGAGGTGGTCTGCGGGGCGGCGAACTACGCCCCCGGCGACCGGGTGGCCTGGGCCAAGCCGGGCTCCCGGCTGCCCGGCGCCGTCGAGGTCGGTCGCAAGGAGCTCTTCGGCGTCGTGTCCAACGGCATGCTGGCGAGCCCCGCCGAGCTGGGCGTGGGCGAGGACCACCGGGGCATCTGGGTCCTGGACGCCGATGCCCCCCTGGGGGCCGACCTGCGGGAGTGGCTGAGGCTGGACGACCCCGTCCTGGTGATCGACGTCACCCCCGATCGGGGCTACGCCCTGTCGCTGCACGGCCTGGCGCGTGACGTCGCCGCCCTCACGGGGGCCGCCCTGACGATCCCCGAGCCCGCCACGCCGGCTCCTGGGCCGCCGGCCGGGTCTTCCGCAGGGCCCGACGCCGTGCCGGTGACCATCGCCGACGCGCAGCGCTGCCGGCGGTTCGACGCCCGCACAATCCGCGGCGTGCGGTCGGGGCCGTCGCCGGCGTGGCTGCAGCGCCGGCTGTCCGCGGCCGGGATGCGCCCGGTGTCGAACCTGGTCGACGCGACCAACGCCGCCATGCTGGAGACTGGCAACCCGATCCACGCCTACGACCTGGCCCTGCTGGCCGGCCCGGCGATCGAGGTGCGCACGGCACGCGCGGGGGAGCGCATGCGCACCCTCGACGGGGTCGACCGGGCGCTCGATCCCGACGACCTGCTGATCTGCGACGCCGAGGGCCCCGTGGCCCTGGCGGGGGTGATGGGGGGCGAGACGACCGAGATCAACCCCGATACCACCGATGTGTTCCTGGAGGTCGCCAACTTCGAGGCCCGCAGCGTGCTGCGCACGGCGCGACGCCACGGCCTGCACACCGAGGGCTCGCGGCGCTGGGAGAAGGTCGTGCCCCCCGAGAGCGCGCCGATCGCCGCCGACCGGTGCGTGGCGCTGATCACCGCCTCCGCGGGCGGTGCGGTGACCGCCGCCGACGACCACTACCCCGCCCCCGCCGAGCGCCCGGTCATCCGTCTGCGCCCGACGCGCGCCACCGCGCATCTCGGCATCGAGCTGACCGGACCCGAGCAGGCGGCACTGCTCCAGTCGATCGCCTGCACGGTCGAGCCGGCCGGCGTGGACCTGGACGTCAGCCCGCCCCCGTACCGCCCGGACCTGCAGGGCGAGGCCGACCTCTACGAGGAGATCGTCCGGCTGCACGGCTACGCCCGCGTGCCAGAGCGGGTGCCGTCCAGCGGGCAGGTCGGGCGGCGCAGCCCGGCGCACGCCGCACGGCGCGCCGTGCGTGGCGCGCTCGCCGGAGGCGGGTGGACGGAGGTCATGCCGTTCCCCTTCATCGCCGACGCCGACGTCGACAGCCTGGCCCTGCCCGCCGACGACCGTCGACGGCGCACGGTGGCCCTGGTGAACCCGCTGTCCCAGGAGGAGGCGGTCATGCGCACCACGCTCGTCCCCGGGCTGCTGCGGGTCGTCCGCCACAACGCCAACCGGCAGACGCCGGACGCGGCCGTGTTCGAGATCGGTCACGTCTTCCTGGAGCCCACCGGGGACCAGCCGGGCGCCGACGGCGGCCCCGCCGGCACCGTGCTGCCCGCCGAGCCGACCATGCTGGGCCTGGCCGCCTGCGGGCTGTTCACCGCACCCCGCCACGACCGTGCCGGGCGCGCCGCGGACCTCTACGATCTGCTGGGCGCGGTGGACCTGGTCCGCCAGGCCGTGGGCCGCGACGCGCTGGCGGTCGCGCCCACCGCCGAGGCGCCGTTCCATCCCGGCCGCGCCGCCCGGCTGTCCCTGGACGGCGTGGACGTCGGGGTCGTGGGCGAGCTGCACCCCCGGGTGGCCGCGGCGTTCGAGGTGCCGCCCCGCACGCTCGTGGGTGAGGTGGAGCTGGGGCCGTTCGTCGCGGGCGGGGTCCGTCCCCGGCCCGCGTCGGTGCCGTCACCGCTGCCGGGCCTGACCTTCGACGTCGCGGTGCTGGTCGACCGGGACGTGGCGGCCGCCGACGTCGAGGCGGCCGTGCGTGCCGGCGCGGGGGAGCGCCTCACCGCGGTCGCCCTGTTCGACGTCTACCGCGGGGAGCAGCTGGGGGCGGGACGGACGAGCCTGGCCTACCGCGTGCGCCTCGACGACGCCGAGCGCCAGCTGACCGACGCCGACGAGGCCGCAGCCATCGAGGCCATCGACCGTGCCGTCGCCGACGCCGTGGGCGGCAGCCTGCGCCGCTGA
- the pheS gene encoding phenylalanine--tRNA ligase subunit alpha — protein MTDLDRIREQGLARLAAAASLDRLDAARTETLGKRSELTAVQRSLGTLNPDERRAVGKQVNAVRAALDAAEAARRTELETERDRVTLAAEAVDVTLPPRTPARGSLHPVFETMEAMLDVLVGLGYQVAEGPEVESEWYHFDALNTPPDHPARSLQDTIYVSGLRDQPATGDETTGVLLRAQTSPMQIRTMLAQTPPIYAALPGRVYRADTADATHLPMFHQIEGLAIDRDLSFADLKGSLVVAARALLGEDVRLRFRPHYFPFTEPSCELDAWHGGRWMEMLGAGMVHPNVLRHGGLDPEELRGFAWGMGVDRMAMLRHGITDLRLLVENDLRFLSSLSA, from the coding sequence ATGACCGACCTCGACCGCATCCGCGAGCAGGGGCTGGCGCGGTTGGCGGCGGCGGCGAGCCTCGACCGGCTCGACGCCGCCCGGACCGAGACCCTGGGCAAGCGCAGCGAGCTCACCGCCGTGCAGCGCAGCCTCGGCACGTTGAACCCTGACGAGCGCCGTGCGGTCGGCAAGCAGGTCAACGCCGTGCGCGCGGCGTTGGACGCCGCCGAGGCCGCCCGGCGCACCGAGCTGGAAACCGAGCGTGATCGCGTCACGCTCGCCGCCGAGGCGGTCGATGTGACGCTGCCGCCACGCACCCCGGCTCGGGGCAGCCTGCATCCGGTCTTCGAGACGATGGAGGCGATGCTCGACGTGCTCGTGGGGCTCGGCTACCAGGTGGCCGAGGGCCCCGAGGTCGAGAGCGAGTGGTACCACTTCGACGCGCTGAACACGCCGCCCGACCACCCGGCCCGCTCCCTGCAGGACACCATCTACGTCAGCGGTCTGCGTGACCAGCCCGCGACCGGCGACGAGACGACCGGGGTGCTGCTGCGCGCGCAGACCTCGCCCATGCAGATCCGCACCATGCTGGCCCAGACACCGCCGATCTACGCGGCGCTGCCGGGTCGGGTCTACCGTGCCGACACCGCTGACGCGACACACCTGCCCATGTTCCACCAGATCGAGGGCCTGGCCATCGACCGAGACCTGTCCTTCGCGGACCTGAAGGGCAGCCTGGTCGTCGCCGCCCGTGCCCTGCTCGGCGAGGACGTGCGACTGCGGTTCCGGCCCCACTACTTCCCGTTCACCGAACCGTCGTGCGAGCTGGACGCGTGGCACGGGGGTCGCTGGATGGAGATGCTCGGGGCGGGCATGGTGCACCCCAACGTGCTGCGGCACGGCGGGCTCGACCCCGAGGAGCTCCGCGGGTTCGCCTGGGGGATGGGCGTGGACCGCATGGCGATGCTGCGGCACGGGATCACCGACCTGCGGTTGCTGGTCGAGAACGACCTGCGGTTCCTGTCGAGCTTGTCGGCGTAG
- a CDS encoding ATP-binding protein, whose product MNGPPDAAALDWLPDPTVVVGADGRIVACNQLATRLVAGELDGRPAATALVLTDEAGRDWWTCARPLEADTRLAPRIPETDLELHLGPDRSRPVTLAAARGHGGDGSLYLVLSLRRAERRRRLDAARSDLVSTVSHEIRSPLTSVKGFTKTLLAKWDRFTDEQKRQMLATVNDDADRVTRLLGELLDVSRIDAGRLRLRREMIDMAEIVERVVGRFAIDGAEGRVVIDFPDAMPRLYADPDKIDQVVTNLVENALKYSDGPVGVLGEVHDDEVLVTVTDKGQGISGEHLEAIFTKFFRRSGERRSGTGLGLYITKGIVNAHAGRLWAASTVGEGSSFHFTLPRGGLELVGLAVPETARRIEERRT is encoded by the coding sequence GTGAACGGCCCCCCCGACGCTGCAGCGCTCGACTGGCTGCCCGATCCGACCGTGGTGGTGGGCGCCGACGGCCGTATCGTGGCCTGCAACCAGCTCGCGACCCGTCTGGTCGCCGGTGAGCTTGACGGCCGACCCGCGGCCACGGCCCTCGTGCTCACCGACGAGGCCGGTCGGGACTGGTGGACCTGCGCACGCCCGCTGGAAGCCGACACGCGTCTGGCCCCGCGCATCCCCGAGACCGACCTGGAGCTGCACCTCGGCCCGGACCGCAGCCGGCCGGTCACCCTGGCGGCGGCCCGTGGCCACGGTGGCGACGGCAGCCTCTACCTGGTCCTGTCGTTGCGCCGCGCCGAGCGTCGCCGGCGCCTGGACGCCGCGCGCAGCGACCTCGTCTCCACGGTCAGCCACGAGATCCGCTCGCCGCTCACCAGCGTCAAGGGGTTCACGAAGACGCTCCTGGCCAAGTGGGACCGGTTCACCGACGAGCAGAAGCGCCAGATGCTCGCCACGGTGAACGACGACGCGGACCGGGTCACCCGGCTGCTCGGCGAGCTCCTCGACGTGAGCCGCATCGACGCTGGTCGCCTGCGGTTGCGCCGCGAGATGATCGACATGGCGGAGATCGTCGAACGCGTCGTGGGGCGGTTCGCGATCGACGGCGCGGAGGGGCGGGTGGTCATCGACTTCCCGGACGCGATGCCCCGGCTGTACGCCGATCCGGACAAGATCGACCAGGTCGTGACCAACCTGGTGGAGAACGCGCTCAAGTACAGCGACGGGCCGGTGGGTGTCCTCGGCGAGGTGCACGACGACGAGGTGCTCGTGACCGTCACCGACAAGGGCCAGGGGATCTCCGGGGAGCACCTCGAGGCGATCTTCACCAAGTTCTTCCGGCGGTCCGGGGAACGCCGCTCCGGCACCGGCCTGGGGCTGTACATCACCAAGGGGATCGTCAACGCCCACGCCGGGCGCCTGTGGGCCGCCAGCACGGTGGGGGAGGGGTCGTCGTTCCACTTCACCCTGCCCCGCGGTGGGCTGGAACTGGTGGGGTTGGCCGTGCCGGAGACAGCCAGGCGCATCGAGGAGCGGCGCACGTGA
- a CDS encoding RNA methyltransferase translates to MGVVTSVDNDAVKAARKLARRQDRDRTGTFLVEGPQGVGAALGCLRRLFVTDPEGDLARRAAAAGAEVVAVSDRVLASVADTVTPQGMVGVAALPAPTLDDALAGAVLVVVCWQVADPGNVGTVVRSADAAGADAVVCTTGSVDPRNPKAVRASAGSLFHLPVVADAPPAAVVAACRRHGLRIVAADAGGATVYTAVDLTRPTAVLLGNEAHGLPADALACADVVAAIPIRGRAESLNLAVTAALLVFEAARQRSPAPRVPA, encoded by the coding sequence ATGGGGGTCGTGACAAGCGTCGACAACGACGCGGTGAAGGCGGCGCGCAAGCTCGCTCGCCGTCAGGACCGTGATCGGACCGGGACCTTCCTGGTCGAGGGGCCCCAGGGCGTCGGCGCCGCCCTGGGCTGCCTGCGCCGCCTGTTCGTGACCGACCCGGAGGGCGACCTGGCGCGGCGAGCCGCGGCGGCCGGCGCGGAGGTGGTGGCGGTCAGCGACCGGGTGCTCGCGTCGGTGGCCGACACCGTGACCCCGCAGGGCATGGTCGGCGTCGCCGCGCTGCCCGCGCCCACCCTCGACGACGCGCTGGCTGGCGCCGTGCTCGTCGTGGTGTGCTGGCAGGTCGCCGACCCCGGCAACGTCGGCACCGTCGTGCGCTCCGCGGACGCGGCGGGGGCGGACGCGGTGGTCTGCACCACCGGCAGCGTCGATCCCCGTAACCCCAAGGCCGTGCGCGCGTCGGCCGGGTCCCTCTTCCACCTGCCCGTGGTGGCGGACGCGCCGCCGGCGGCGGTCGTGGCGGCCTGCCGGCGACACGGCCTGCGGATCGTGGCCGCCGACGCCGGCGGCGCCACGGTGTACACGGCGGTGGACCTCACCCGTCCGACGGCCGTGCTGCTCGGCAACGAGGCACACGGGCTGCCGGCAGATGCCCTCGCCTGCGCCGACGTGGTCGCCGCCATCCCCATCCGCGGCCGTGCGGAGTCGCTGAACCTCGCGGTGACCGCGGCCCTGCTCGTGTTCGAGGCCGCGCGACAGCGCAGCCCGGCGCCGCGGGTCCCAGCGTGA
- the rplT gene encoding 50S ribosomal protein L20, protein MARIKRGVQSRKSRRTVLHRAKGFRGARSRRYRIANEAVLHADRYAYRDRRTRKRDFRKLWIQRINAAARNEGLSYSRFINGLKRAEVEVDRKVLADLAVRDPKAFAELVAVAKGALG, encoded by the coding sequence ATGGCCCGCATCAAGCGTGGCGTCCAGAGCCGGAAGAGCCGGCGGACCGTCCTGCACCGCGCGAAGGGGTTCCGGGGGGCCCGCAGCCGCCGCTACCGCATCGCCAACGAGGCGGTGCTGCACGCCGACCGCTACGCCTACCGGGACCGGCGCACCCGCAAGCGGGACTTCCGCAAGCTGTGGATCCAGCGCATCAACGCCGCTGCCCGCAACGAGGGCCTGTCCTACAGCCGGTTCATCAACGGGCTGAAGCGCGCCGAGGTCGAGGTCGACCGCAAGGTGCTCGCCGACCTGGCGGTCCGCGACCCGAAGGCCTTCGCCGAGCTGGTCGCGGTGGCCAAGGGCGCACTCGGCTGA
- the rpmI gene encoding 50S ribosomal protein L35 has product MPKQKSHSGAKDRFRVTKTGKVLHRRMNRNHLLGKKTSRHKRRLARDGQLSGGDAQQIKKLLR; this is encoded by the coding sequence ATGCCGAAGCAGAAGAGCCACTCCGGTGCCAAGGACCGCTTCCGGGTGACGAAGACCGGCAAGGTCCTGCACCGGCGCATGAACCGCAACCACCTGCTGGGCAAGAAGACCAGTCGGCACAAGCGCCGCCTGGCGCGCGACGGCCAGCTCTCCGGAGGCGACGCGCAGCAGATCAAGAAGCTCCTGCGCTAG
- a CDS encoding prepilin peptidase: MDPLVVGLCFLFGLAFGSFANVVIHRVPRDESLVKPPSECPQCETPLQWRDNIPVLSWLLLGRTCRHCGEPISVRYPLVELATGVLFAGVGARFGLDWALPGFLLFAWTLFVLGMIDARTRRIPNRLTYPLTPVLVILIAGAAFLNGETGWAVRSMAAGVVAFLLLLTMAVINPRGMGMGDVKLAAFIGVGLGYLGWGHLVLGLFGSFLLGGVVAIALLALRARGRKDVIPFGPYLAAGAIITVFVGEPLVSGYMDLLAI; encoded by the coding sequence GTGGATCCCCTGGTCGTCGGCCTGTGCTTCCTCTTCGGGCTGGCGTTCGGGTCGTTCGCGAACGTGGTCATCCACCGTGTGCCCCGCGACGAGTCGCTGGTCAAACCGCCCAGCGAATGCCCGCAGTGCGAGACGCCCCTGCAATGGCGGGACAACATCCCCGTGCTCTCCTGGCTGCTGCTCGGTCGCACGTGCCGGCACTGCGGCGAGCCGATCAGCGTGCGCTACCCGTTGGTCGAGCTCGCGACCGGTGTGCTGTTCGCCGGGGTGGGGGCGCGGTTCGGGCTCGACTGGGCCCTGCCCGGGTTCCTGCTCTTCGCCTGGACGCTGTTCGTCCTCGGCATGATCGACGCGCGCACCCGGCGGATTCCGAACCGCCTGACCTACCCGCTCACGCCGGTGCTGGTCATCCTGATCGCGGGCGCGGCGTTCCTGAACGGCGAGACCGGGTGGGCGGTCCGGTCCATGGCGGCCGGGGTGGTGGCCTTCCTCCTGCTCCTGACGATGGCGGTCATCAACCCCCGCGGGATGGGCATGGGCGATGTCAAGCTGGCCGCGTTCATCGGCGTGGGGCTCGGCTACCTCGGCTGGGGCCACCTGGTGCTCGGGCTGTTCGGCAGCTTCCTGCTCGGTGGGGTGGTGGCGATCGCCCTGCTCGCGCTGCGGGCACGCGGGCGCAAGGACGTCATCCCGTTCGGCCCGTACCTGGCGGCGGGGGCGATCATCACCGTGTTCGTGGGCGAGCCGCTGGTCTCGGGCTATATGGACCTGCTCGCGATCTAG
- the ribH gene encoding 6,7-dimethyl-8-ribityllumazine synthase, with protein MKVHEGALDGTGLRFGLVAARFNEVVVRQLVAGATDCLGRHGVGEDAIELAWVPGAYELPVAARRLADTGRFDALVALGCVVRGETPHFDYVAAEAAHVGRVAEQTGVPVTFGVLTTEDFQQAVDRAGGKLGNKGWDAAQAAIETARLLADLK; from the coding sequence ATGAAGGTCCACGAAGGCGCGTTGGACGGTACCGGTCTGCGGTTCGGCCTCGTCGCGGCACGCTTCAACGAGGTGGTGGTCCGCCAGCTCGTCGCCGGTGCGACGGACTGCCTGGGGCGCCACGGCGTCGGCGAGGACGCGATCGAGCTGGCGTGGGTGCCCGGGGCCTACGAGCTGCCCGTCGCCGCGCGGCGGCTGGCCGACACCGGCCGGTTCGACGCGCTGGTGGCGCTCGGCTGCGTGGTGCGCGGCGAGACACCCCACTTCGACTACGTCGCGGCGGAGGCGGCGCACGTGGGTCGGGTCGCCGAGCAGACGGGCGTCCCGGTCACGTTCGGGGTGCTCACCACCGAGGACTTCCAGCAGGCGGTCGACCGGGCCGGCGGCAAGCTCGGCAACAAGGGCTGGGACGCCGCCCAGGCGGCGATCGAGACCGCCCGACTCCTCGCCGACCTGAAGTAG
- a CDS encoding bifunctional 3,4-dihydroxy-2-butanone-4-phosphate synthase/GTP cyclohydrolase II produces the protein MFAPIEDAVAAVGRGEMVVVVDDADRENEGDLIMAADAVTSADIAFFVRHTSGVICLSLTGERLDQLEIPLMVATNTDAKGTAFTVSVDARHGTSTGISAADRAATIRALVDPDTRPGDLARPGHIFPLRYQAGGVLRRAGHTEAAVDLSRLAGHEPAGVLCEVVNDDGTMARLPDLMHFAKEHELLLVSIADLIAHRRRHEQLVHRVVEAPIPTPFGPFNAVGYESEMDGFQHVALVRGEPAGKDDVLVRMHSECLTGDVFASLRCDCGTQLRDAMRKIADEGEGVIVYIRGHEGRGIGIMHKLQAYKLQDGGADTVEANIELGFPADSRDYGTGAQILVDLGLSTLRLLSNNPAKRAGLEGYGLQIVERVPLETTPTDQNRPYLLAKRDKMGHELFTLDIDPDDAGQPPGKADQA, from the coding sequence GTGTTCGCCCCCATCGAGGACGCCGTCGCCGCGGTCGGTCGCGGCGAGATGGTGGTCGTCGTCGACGACGCCGACCGCGAGAACGAGGGTGACCTGATCATGGCGGCCGACGCCGTGACGTCCGCCGACATCGCGTTCTTCGTCCGCCACACCTCGGGGGTCATCTGCCTGTCGCTGACGGGTGAGCGGCTGGACCAGCTCGAGATCCCGCTGATGGTCGCGACGAACACCGACGCGAAGGGCACGGCCTTCACCGTGTCGGTCGACGCCCGCCACGGCACGTCGACCGGCATCTCGGCGGCGGACCGGGCCGCGACGATCCGGGCGCTGGTCGACCCCGACACGCGGCCGGGCGACCTGGCGCGCCCGGGCCACATCTTCCCCCTGCGCTACCAGGCGGGCGGGGTGCTGCGCCGGGCCGGGCACACCGAGGCTGCCGTGGACCTCTCGCGGCTCGCCGGCCACGAACCCGCCGGCGTCCTCTGCGAGGTCGTCAACGACGACGGGACGATGGCGCGCCTGCCGGACCTGATGCACTTCGCCAAGGAGCACGAGCTGTTGCTGGTGAGCATCGCCGACCTGATCGCCCACCGCCGGCGCCACGAGCAGCTCGTGCACCGCGTGGTGGAAGCACCGATCCCCACGCCGTTCGGCCCGTTCAACGCCGTGGGGTACGAGTCGGAGATGGACGGCTTCCAGCATGTCGCCCTGGTGCGCGGCGAGCCCGCCGGCAAGGACGACGTGCTGGTCCGGATGCACTCGGAGTGCCTGACCGGCGACGTGTTCGCGAGCCTGCGGTGCGACTGCGGCACGCAGCTGCGCGATGCGATGCGCAAGATCGCCGACGAGGGTGAAGGGGTGATCGTGTACATCCGCGGCCACGAGGGACGCGGGATCGGGATCATGCACAAGCTCCAGGCCTACAAGCTGCAGGACGGCGGCGCGGACACGGTCGAGGCCAACATCGAGCTGGGGTTCCCGGCCGACTCCCGCGACTACGGCACCGGCGCCCAGATCCTGGTGGACCTCGGCCTGTCCACCCTCCGGCTGCTGTCCAACAACCCGGCCAAGCGGGCCGGCCTGGAGGGCTACGGCCTCCAGATCGTCGAGCGCGTCCCCCTGGAGACCACGCCGACCGACCAGAACCGCCCGTACCTGCTGGCCAAGCGCGACAAGATGGGCCACGAGCTCTTCACGTTGGACATCGACCCCGACGATGCGGGGCAACCCCCAGGGAAGGCCGACCAGGCATGA
- a CDS encoding riboflavin synthase — protein sequence MFTGIVEELGTVRAVQGRRLVVACATVLDGTRAGDSINVNGACLTATEVVGDGFAADVMGETLARTALGDLQPGAVVNLERALAVGGRLGGHLVQGHVDAVGEVLAVEPRDEGGWTVMRVGVPAAVAPYLVEKGSITVDGTSLTVMDVEEQAFSVGLIPHTLAVTVLGHRRVGDRVNLEADVIAKYVERLLGGGGGSPYTEPHPQ from the coding sequence CTGTTCACCGGCATCGTCGAGGAGCTCGGCACCGTCCGGGCCGTGCAGGGGAGACGGCTCGTCGTGGCGTGCGCGACGGTGCTGGACGGCACCCGTGCCGGGGACTCCATCAACGTCAACGGGGCCTGCCTGACCGCCACCGAGGTCGTCGGCGACGGGTTCGCCGCCGACGTGATGGGCGAGACCCTCGCACGGACCGCGCTCGGGGACCTGCAGCCGGGCGCGGTGGTCAACCTGGAACGGGCGCTGGCGGTCGGGGGGCGCCTGGGCGGCCACCTCGTGCAGGGCCACGTCGACGCGGTGGGCGAGGTCCTGGCGGTCGAGCCGCGGGACGAGGGCGGATGGACGGTGATGCGCGTGGGCGTGCCGGCCGCGGTGGCGCCCTACCTGGTGGAGAAGGGCTCCATCACGGTGGACGGCACGTCGTTGACGGTGATGGACGTCGAAGAGCAGGCCTTCTCGGTCGGATTGATCCCCCACACCCTGGCGGTCACGGTCCTCGGGCACCGGCGGGTGGGCGACCGGGTGAACCTGGAGGCCGACGTCATCGCCAAGTACGTCGAGCGGCTGCTCGGTGGTGGCGGAGGAAGTCCGTACACTGAGCCACATCCCCAGTAG
- the ribD gene encoding bifunctional diaminohydroxyphosphoribosylaminopyrimidine deaminase/5-amino-6-(5-phosphoribosylamino)uracil reductase RibD, whose product MAGDDERWMRRALALAEHGRGTTSPNPMVGCVIVRNREVVGEGFHVRAGEPHAEVVALAAAEDRAAGATVYVTLEPCDHTGRTGPCSTALLDAGVTRVVAAIEDPNPLAAGGAERLRSRGVDVDIGVCAADAAQQNEIFLHSLTRTRPFVVLKCATSLDGRVAAADGTSRWLTGEATRERAHALRAEADAILVGSGTVLADDPRLTVRLPDHEGPQPLRVVLDRRGRVPADARMLDDEAPALVLSTDILQTCKELWNRDVRSLLVEGGPQIASAFLAAGVVDRLVVHVAPLLLGPAAAPLTDGGPPTLAAATRWRLAATEQVGDDVMLTYYPPRDDGPEG is encoded by the coding sequence ATGGCCGGCGATGACGAGCGCTGGATGCGCCGGGCCCTGGCCCTGGCGGAGCACGGTCGTGGCACCACCTCGCCCAACCCCATGGTCGGGTGCGTGATCGTGCGCAACCGCGAGGTCGTCGGGGAGGGTTTCCACGTCCGCGCGGGGGAACCACACGCCGAGGTGGTGGCACTGGCGGCGGCCGAGGATCGGGCGGCCGGCGCCACGGTCTACGTGACCCTGGAGCCGTGCGACCACACGGGACGGACTGGCCCGTGCTCGACGGCCCTGCTCGACGCCGGGGTGACCCGGGTGGTGGCGGCGATCGAGGACCCCAACCCGCTGGCCGCCGGCGGCGCCGAGCGGTTGCGCTCCCGCGGCGTGGACGTGGACATCGGGGTCTGCGCGGCGGACGCGGCGCAGCAGAACGAGATCTTCCTCCACAGCCTGACGCGAACCCGCCCGTTCGTCGTGCTCAAGTGCGCCACCAGCCTGGACGGCCGCGTCGCGGCAGCCGACGGCACGTCGCGATGGCTGACCGGCGAGGCGACCCGCGAGCGCGCCCACGCGCTGCGCGCCGAGGCGGACGCCATCCTGGTCGGCTCCGGGACGGTCCTGGCAGACGACCCACGGCTGACGGTGCGGCTGCCCGACCACGAGGGCCCCCAGCCGTTGCGGGTGGTGCTCGACCGCCGCGGGCGTGTGCCGGCCGACGCGCGGATGCTCGACGACGAGGCACCGGCACTGGTGCTGTCCACCGACATCCTGCAGACCTGCAAGGAGCTGTGGAACCGCGACGTGCGCAGCCTGCTCGTCGAGGGTGGCCCGCAGATCGCCTCGGCGTTCCTCGCCGCGGGGGTGGTCGACCGGCTGGTCGTGCACGTCGCGCCGCTGCTGCTCGGCCCCGCCGCCGCGCCGCTCACCGACGGTGGCCCGCCGACCCTGGCGGCAGCGACGCGCTGGCGGCTGGCCGCCACCGAGCAGGTCGGCGACGACGTCATGCTGACGTACTACCCGCCGCGCGACGACGGCCCAGAGGGCTGA